A region of Thermovibrio ammonificans HB-1 DNA encodes the following proteins:
- a CDS encoding glutamate synthase-related protein, giving the protein MLFKKPQVAFYPFMVLRDDEKCVRCKSCVDQCSFNATYYDEDLNRIMNHHENCVNCKRCEAFCPTDAIKVVPNPSTFHPDANWTPEAIRDIHTQMLTGAVILTSTGNDKPIRNYFDHLLLDACQVTNPPIDPLREPMELKTFIGRKTDRLQFDEDGVSIKTKIGKQLELEIPVLFSAMSYGSINLNLQKAMARAAKEFGTLWNTGEGGLHKSLKEFKDCTIVQVASGRFGVDLEYLENSAAIEIKIGQGAKPGIGGHLPGEKVNEGIAETRMIPVGSDAISPAPHHDIYSIEDLRQLIYALKEATNYEKPVFVKIAAVHNVAAIACGIAHAGADAIAIDGVRGGTGATPKSLRDHVGIPIELAIAAVDDRLRKEGLRNEVSLIAAGGFRSAVDVLKAIALGADAVYIGTVAKIAAGCTQCQQCHTGRCAWGITTNDPKLAKRLNPDIVAENLYNLLRAWAHDIKELLGAMGINAIESIKGNRLRLRSWGLTEQENKILGVLPAGM; this is encoded by the coding sequence ATGCTCTTTAAGAAGCCTCAAGTTGCCTTCTACCCGTTTATGGTTCTGAGAGACGACGAAAAGTGTGTAAGGTGCAAATCCTGCGTAGACCAGTGCTCCTTCAACGCCACCTACTACGACGAAGACCTCAACAGAATAATGAACCACCACGAAAACTGCGTTAACTGTAAAAGGTGCGAAGCCTTCTGCCCCACAGACGCAATAAAAGTCGTTCCCAACCCGTCCACCTTCCACCCCGACGCAAACTGGACACCCGAGGCCATAAGGGATATCCACACACAGATGCTCACGGGAGCGGTAATCCTCACCTCTACCGGCAACGACAAGCCGATAAGGAACTACTTCGACCACCTGTTGCTCGACGCCTGTCAGGTTACGAACCCTCCCATAGACCCTCTAAGGGAGCCTATGGAGCTTAAAACCTTCATAGGGAGGAAAACCGACAGGCTCCAGTTCGACGAAGACGGCGTAAGTATAAAAACGAAAATAGGTAAGCAGCTCGAGCTGGAGATACCGGTCCTCTTCTCGGCGATGTCCTACGGTTCGATTAACCTAAACCTGCAGAAGGCAATGGCAAGGGCCGCCAAGGAGTTCGGAACCCTCTGGAACACGGGGGAGGGCGGCCTCCACAAGTCGCTGAAGGAGTTTAAAGACTGCACCATAGTTCAGGTAGCCTCCGGCCGTTTCGGAGTAGACCTTGAGTACCTTGAGAACTCTGCAGCCATAGAGATAAAAATCGGCCAGGGAGCAAAGCCGGGAATCGGAGGACACCTGCCCGGAGAGAAGGTAAACGAGGGAATAGCCGAAACGCGGATGATTCCCGTAGGCTCAGACGCTATTTCACCGGCTCCCCACCACGACATCTACTCTATAGAGGACCTGAGGCAGCTCATATACGCCCTTAAAGAGGCAACAAACTACGAGAAGCCCGTGTTCGTAAAGATAGCAGCGGTCCACAACGTAGCCGCAATAGCCTGCGGAATAGCCCACGCGGGAGCCGACGCAATAGCCATAGACGGCGTAAGGGGAGGAACAGGTGCAACGCCCAAGTCTCTCAGGGACCACGTTGGAATTCCCATAGAGCTTGCAATAGCCGCAGTAGACGACAGGCTCAGGAAAGAGGGGCTGAGGAACGAGGTTTCGCTGATAGCCGCAGGTGGTTTCAGAAGCGCCGTAGACGTTTTAAAGGCAATAGCCCTGGGAGCCGACGCCGTTTACATAGGAACGGTTGCGAAAATTGCTGCAGGCTGTACCCAGTGTCAGCAGTGCCACACCGGAAGGTGTGCCTGGGGAATAACAACGAACGACCCCAAGCTTGCAAAGAGGCTCAACCCCGATATAGTAGCCGAGAACCTCTACAACCTGCTCAGGGCTTGGGCACACGACATTAAAGAGCTCCTGGGCGCTATGGGAATAAACGCCATTGAGTCTATAAAGGGGAACAGGCTCAGGCTCAGGAGCTGGGGCCTTACGGAGCAGGAGAACAAAATACTGGGCGTTCTACCAGCAGGAATGTAG
- a CDS encoding 4Fe-4S dicluster domain-containing protein: protein MAKRKLMKVYPIEENCISCRYCEVACTMVHSESKDPVKAYKLEGLLPRATVEVKGAVSLSLMCRHCKHPFCFDSCISGAIQVGEDGKVYLDEERCVGCWNCVLVCPFGAAHPMIKEEKRHSFKCDLCQERGFPACVEACPNRALVYDYER, encoded by the coding sequence ATGGCAAAGAGAAAGCTTATGAAGGTATACCCGATAGAGGAGAACTGCATCTCCTGCAGGTACTGTGAAGTGGCCTGCACTATGGTTCACAGCGAGAGCAAAGACCCCGTTAAGGCATACAAGCTTGAAGGCCTGCTCCCGAGGGCAACCGTTGAGGTAAAGGGGGCGGTTTCACTCTCTTTGATGTGCCGCCACTGTAAGCACCCGTTCTGCTTCGACTCCTGCATATCCGGAGCCATTCAGGTAGGCGAAGACGGCAAAGTTTACCTGGACGAGGAAAGGTGCGTAGGGTGCTGGAACTGCGTGCTGGTGTGCCCGTTCGGGGCGGCACACCCGATGATAAAGGAGGAGAAGCGCCACTCCTTCAAGTGCGACCTGTGCCAGGAGAGGGGCTTCCCGGCATGTGTAGAGGCTTGCCCGAACAGGGCTCTCGTTTACGACTACGAAAGATAA
- a CDS encoding plasma-membrane proton-efflux P-type ATPase codes for MAKIDEFKEKSIEETVKELGTSLERGLSEEEARRRLQKYGYNEIPEKEEPLWHRIFRRFWGPIPWMIEIAALLSALVKHWEDFAIILTLLFVNAGVDFWQEHKALSALKVLKEKLARKALVLRDGKWKEVDARFLVPGDVIKIKIGDIIPADVKLDHGGDYILVDQSALTGESLPVTKKPGDVAYANSVVKKGEIIAVVVATGLDTYFGKTVQLVAKAEKEQRSHFQEMVIKVGNFLIALTLVLIAITIFVELNRGKPFIELLQFSLVLTVAAIPVALPAVLTVTMAIGALYLAKRQVIVSRLAAIEELAGVDVLCSDKTGTLTMNKMTVSDPYTVGNYKPEDLMFYAALASKEENNDPIEIPIFEWLKKHNLYEKVKECVQKKFVPFDPVRKRTEALVECKGKKLVVTKGAPQVIIELCDKSEFDVEKAYKKVEELAENGFRTLGVAYKAPQEEKFHFVGLIPLYDPPRPDSKEAVQEAKRFGVEVKMVTGDNIAIARYIARILGIGDKIISARELRGEQEPKEYIVLAEIIAKALMKTLHNLSDKEIEEKTKQIVELVKKELQNAPLPKGIVRKHESEIIKIIEEANGFAEVFPEDKYFIVDKLQKAGHIVGMTGDGVNDAPALRKADCGIAVANATDAARAAAALVLLKPGLKVIIKAFEIARQIFGRMEAYTIYRIAETIRVLFFMTLSILIFQFYPITTVMIILLALLNDIPILSIAYDRVKIAEKPVRWDFYELNVMSFWLGVAGVLSSFTIYFLLERYWHLPQDLIQSIIFTKLIVAGHFTIFNTRVKDWFFKKPWPSAVLFIATQGTSFLGTVIGVYGFHLMTPIGWKWGIFIWGYAFAWFLFNDAVKMAVLKMYRERKFMFAPGHFKLIKKIFSA; via the coding sequence ATGGCTAAGATAGACGAGTTTAAAGAGAAATCTATAGAAGAGACCGTTAAAGAGCTCGGCACCTCCCTTGAAAGGGGCCTCTCTGAGGAGGAGGCACGCAGAAGGCTTCAAAAGTACGGCTACAACGAAATACCGGAAAAAGAAGAGCCTTTATGGCACAGGATTTTCAGGCGGTTCTGGGGTCCAATCCCCTGGATGATTGAAATTGCGGCCCTCCTTTCGGCCTTGGTTAAGCACTGGGAGGACTTTGCAATAATCCTGACCCTCCTGTTTGTAAACGCCGGCGTTGACTTCTGGCAGGAGCACAAAGCCCTGTCGGCTTTGAAGGTTTTAAAGGAGAAACTTGCCCGTAAGGCCCTCGTTCTTCGGGACGGTAAGTGGAAGGAGGTTGACGCAAGGTTCCTCGTTCCCGGAGATGTTATCAAGATAAAAATCGGGGATATTATTCCGGCCGATGTGAAGCTCGACCACGGCGGCGACTACATCCTTGTAGACCAGTCTGCCCTAACGGGAGAGTCGCTCCCGGTAACAAAAAAGCCTGGTGACGTTGCCTATGCAAACTCGGTTGTTAAAAAGGGAGAGATTATCGCCGTTGTAGTGGCAACGGGTCTCGACACTTACTTCGGCAAAACCGTTCAACTGGTTGCCAAAGCGGAAAAAGAGCAGCGCAGCCACTTCCAAGAGATGGTTATTAAAGTGGGCAACTTCCTCATCGCCCTTACCCTTGTTCTCATTGCCATCACGATTTTTGTTGAGCTTAACAGGGGTAAGCCGTTTATTGAGCTTCTCCAGTTCTCCCTCGTTCTGACTGTGGCGGCGATTCCGGTTGCGCTGCCGGCGGTTCTTACCGTTACGATGGCCATAGGGGCCCTTTACCTTGCCAAACGTCAGGTTATAGTCAGCCGGCTTGCGGCCATAGAGGAGCTTGCCGGCGTTGACGTTTTATGTTCAGATAAAACGGGCACCCTTACCATGAACAAGATGACGGTTTCAGACCCCTACACGGTAGGTAATTACAAGCCGGAAGACCTGATGTTTTACGCCGCCCTTGCCTCTAAGGAGGAAAACAACGACCCCATAGAGATTCCTATATTTGAGTGGCTCAAGAAACACAACCTTTACGAGAAGGTAAAGGAGTGCGTTCAGAAGAAGTTTGTTCCCTTTGACCCCGTTAGGAAGAGGACCGAGGCCCTCGTTGAGTGTAAGGGCAAGAAGCTGGTTGTAACAAAGGGTGCTCCTCAGGTGATAATAGAGCTCTGCGACAAAAGTGAGTTCGACGTTGAAAAGGCCTATAAGAAAGTTGAGGAGCTTGCCGAAAACGGTTTCAGGACTTTGGGAGTTGCCTATAAAGCTCCCCAGGAGGAGAAGTTCCACTTTGTAGGCCTCATACCCCTTTACGACCCGCCCCGCCCCGACTCCAAGGAGGCCGTTCAGGAGGCCAAGCGGTTCGGCGTTGAAGTGAAGATGGTAACCGGCGACAACATAGCGATTGCCCGCTATATTGCCCGGATTCTCGGGATAGGCGACAAGATAATAAGCGCAAGGGAACTCCGCGGCGAGCAGGAGCCCAAGGAGTACATAGTTTTAGCCGAGATAATAGCCAAGGCCTTAATGAAGACCCTCCACAACCTTTCCGATAAGGAGATTGAGGAGAAGACCAAACAGATAGTAGAGCTGGTTAAGAAGGAGCTTCAAAACGCTCCCCTACCCAAGGGCATTGTCCGTAAGCACGAGTCCGAAATTATCAAAATAATAGAAGAGGCCAACGGCTTTGCCGAAGTGTTCCCCGAGGATAAGTACTTCATAGTAGATAAACTCCAAAAGGCCGGCCACATTGTAGGAATGACCGGCGACGGCGTAAACGACGCCCCTGCCCTCCGTAAAGCCGACTGCGGTATAGCCGTTGCAAACGCAACTGATGCGGCAAGGGCTGCCGCCGCCCTCGTTCTGCTCAAACCCGGTTTAAAGGTCATAATCAAGGCCTTTGAGATTGCCCGTCAGATATTCGGCCGTATGGAGGCCTACACCATTTATAGAATTGCCGAAACCATAAGGGTTCTCTTCTTCATGACCCTCTCTATACTCATCTTCCAGTTCTACCCCATAACCACGGTGATGATTATCCTCCTTGCCCTGCTTAACGACATTCCGATTCTCTCCATCGCCTACGACCGCGTGAAGATAGCCGAAAAGCCGGTAAGGTGGGACTTCTACGAGCTCAACGTGATGTCCTTCTGGCTGGGGGTTGCCGGAGTTCTCTCCTCCTTCACCATCTACTTCCTCCTTGAGCGCTACTGGCACCTGCCCCAAGACCTCATTCAGTCCATAATCTTTACAAAGCTCATAGTTGCCGGCCACTTCACCATATTCAACACTAGAGTTAAAGACTGGTTCTTCAAAAAACCCTGGCCCTCGGCGGTTCTCTTTATAGCCACCCAGGGAACGAGCTTCCTCGGCACCGTGATAGGTGTTTACGGCTTCCACCTGATGACCCCGATAGGCTGGAAGTGGGGTATTTTCATCTGGGGTTACGCCTTTGCCTGGTTCCTCTTCAACGATGCAGTTAAAATGGCCGTCCTCAAGATGTACCGTGAGAGAAAGTTTATGTTTGCCCCGGGCCACTTCAAACTGATAAAGAAAATCTTTTCTGCTTAA
- a CDS encoding class II glutamine amidotransferase: MACYSEMSGCGLAGIVNRDGKKISGKYIYDSITAMKERGNGMGAGYAAYGIYPDMAQFYAFHVMLDDIDYESEVNAVLNRFFRIVKSEMIPTKSVPSLYKKTNPPTFYRYFVEPKEEAKLPTETEEDLVVRAVMTINEKVKGAYVISSGKNMGAFKGVGHPDEIGDFFEIKEYEGYIWLAHTRFPTNTPGWWGGAHPFTLLDWAIVHNGEITSYGTNKRYVEMFGYKCTLLTDTEVAAYLFDLLFRKHRLPIRAVFMAMAAPFWKDIEHYRESGLEKVAEMAKMIRTVYAPAMLNGPFAMLFAFKDGVIGFNDRIKLRPFVAAVNGETVYMASEESAIRVICPEPERVWMPKAGEPVIALLNHCKEEDVCYPA, from the coding sequence ATGGCTTGCTACTCCGAAATGTCAGGCTGCGGCCTGGCCGGAATAGTAAACAGAGACGGCAAAAAAATAAGCGGCAAGTACATATACGACTCCATCACCGCAATGAAAGAGCGCGGCAACGGAATGGGAGCGGGATACGCAGCCTACGGTATCTACCCCGATATGGCCCAGTTCTACGCCTTCCACGTAATGCTCGACGACATAGACTACGAAAGCGAAGTTAATGCAGTTCTAAACAGGTTCTTCAGGATAGTGAAGTCTGAAATGATTCCTACAAAGAGCGTGCCGTCGCTCTACAAGAAGACAAACCCGCCCACCTTCTACCGCTACTTCGTGGAGCCGAAGGAGGAGGCAAAGCTCCCCACCGAAACGGAAGAGGACTTAGTGGTAAGGGCGGTAATGACCATAAACGAGAAGGTAAAAGGGGCGTACGTAATATCAAGCGGCAAGAACATGGGGGCCTTTAAAGGCGTAGGCCACCCGGACGAAATCGGGGACTTCTTCGAGATAAAGGAGTACGAAGGATACATCTGGCTTGCCCACACCCGCTTCCCCACGAATACGCCCGGCTGGTGGGGAGGTGCCCACCCATTCACACTGCTGGACTGGGCAATAGTCCACAACGGAGAGATAACCTCCTACGGAACGAACAAGCGCTACGTTGAGATGTTCGGGTACAAGTGCACCCTCTTAACAGACACCGAAGTTGCGGCCTACCTCTTTGACCTGCTCTTCAGGAAACACAGGCTACCGATAAGGGCCGTATTTATGGCAATGGCCGCCCCCTTCTGGAAAGATATAGAACACTACAGGGAAAGCGGACTTGAGAAAGTTGCCGAAATGGCAAAGATGATAAGGACGGTTTACGCTCCGGCAATGCTCAACGGGCCGTTTGCAATGCTCTTTGCCTTCAAAGACGGAGTAATCGGGTTCAACGACAGGATAAAGCTCAGGCCCTTCGTTGCCGCCGTAAACGGCGAAACCGTTTACATGGCGAGTGAAGAGTCGGCAATAAGGGTTATCTGCCCCGAGCCCGAAAGGGTTTGGATGCCCAAAGCCGGAGAGCCGGTAATAGCGCTTCTCAACCACTGTAAAGAAGAGGACGTATGTTACCCGGCATAA
- a CDS encoding NAD(P)/FAD-dependent oxidoreductase, which produces MKYVIVGNSAAAVGCITGIRKVDPESEITVISYEDKCYSKPMIADVLVDIPEEKLIYRDEGFFRENNVTQILGHKAISVNPKNKVVALDSNELIPYDKLLIATGAKPFVPPIKGSDKKGVFTFTELHSAKAFKNYLKERGAEEVVVIGSGFIGLEVAYFLREIGVKVKVVELLNRVLAKALDERGSQIVEQMLKEKGVEFLFNNTVEEILGENEVSSVKLKSGEVIRADAVVVAIGVRPNTELAQTAGVQVNRGITVDLHQQTSVPDIYAAGDCTECLDITDGQTKPLPLFPLAFEQGFVAGLNMAGKKLEYLGGLPLNSLKFLPTPVLNAGIVEAPDSSYETLVNDQFEKKGFYRKAILKEGRLVGFVAIGEIDRVGILTNLIRQKIDVSQVKERLVEPDFGLVDLPQWWREEKLKQDKTAYKDWRAV; this is translated from the coding sequence ATGAAATACGTGATAGTGGGAAACAGTGCGGCCGCCGTAGGTTGCATAACGGGAATAAGGAAGGTGGACCCGGAAAGCGAGATAACGGTTATATCCTACGAGGATAAGTGCTACTCAAAGCCCATGATAGCAGACGTTCTGGTGGATATACCAGAGGAGAAGCTCATCTACCGGGACGAAGGGTTCTTCAGGGAGAACAACGTAACCCAAATCTTGGGCCACAAGGCGATATCGGTTAACCCGAAAAACAAAGTGGTTGCCCTCGACTCAAACGAGCTAATCCCCTACGATAAGCTGTTGATTGCAACGGGTGCAAAGCCCTTTGTCCCGCCCATTAAGGGAAGCGATAAGAAAGGGGTTTTCACCTTTACAGAGCTTCACTCCGCAAAGGCTTTCAAGAACTACCTGAAAGAGCGGGGAGCTGAAGAGGTTGTAGTTATAGGCTCGGGATTCATAGGGCTGGAAGTGGCCTACTTCCTGAGGGAAATCGGAGTTAAGGTCAAGGTTGTAGAGCTTCTCAACAGGGTCCTTGCAAAGGCCCTCGACGAAAGGGGCTCCCAAATCGTTGAACAGATGCTAAAGGAGAAGGGGGTTGAGTTCCTCTTCAACAACACCGTAGAGGAAATCTTGGGCGAGAACGAAGTTTCCAGCGTGAAGCTCAAAAGCGGCGAAGTTATAAGGGCAGACGCGGTGGTGGTGGCAATAGGCGTTCGCCCCAACACCGAGCTTGCCCAAACGGCAGGGGTTCAGGTGAACAGGGGAATAACGGTAGACCTCCACCAGCAAACCTCCGTTCCGGACATCTACGCAGCGGGCGACTGTACAGAGTGCCTCGACATAACCGACGGCCAGACAAAGCCCCTACCCCTTTTCCCCCTTGCCTTCGAGCAGGGATTTGTAGCCGGGCTCAACATGGCCGGTAAAAAGCTGGAATACCTGGGAGGCCTGCCCCTTAACTCCCTAAAGTTCCTGCCCACCCCGGTCTTAAACGCCGGCATAGTGGAAGCTCCCGACAGCTCCTACGAGACCTTGGTAAACGACCAGTTCGAAAAGAAGGGCTTTTACAGAAAGGCGATATTGAAAGAGGGTAGGCTGGTGGGGTTTGTCGCCATAGGCGAGATAGACAGGGTGGGAATCCTCACCAACCTGATAAGGCAGAAGATAGACGTTTCCCAGGTGAAAGAGAGGCTCGTTGAACCGGACTTCGGCCTTGTAGACCTTCCCCAGTGGTGGAGAGAGGAGAAGCTCAAGCAGGATAAAACCGCCTACAAAGACTGGAGGGCTGTGTAA
- a CDS encoding chloride channel protein, translating to MIDWSKGLFFAISGGNPIHYPLLLPFIYLGSHWIAKKLLVSPENVTVDEIAKKISIERGGFNPKKGLLVLTLTSMNIGFGAPVGREGPIAKLGGVLSELFVKAFKINRVNAPIYLTCGVSSAIAATFNAPVAAVLFGIEIILGRINNYILIPLVVSSGTATLIAREYIGNFPAFFVPHLVYTEKEVPFFPLLALFAAAVTVITTLFLKNLQRIRFALRHVWSRWVFVAGLTVGTILFFYPEAAGVGYHSITELFMERYSVAEAGEVALAKLAAVLISFGSGIFGGFMAPSIFIGAFGGYFIGGSLGFDPRVFGLVGSAAVLAGISGAPFRSALVIIELTHSYQLIVPILFTAALTNYLLNAVREIQFFKRSLFIKGIDIEKLIERKVEVELPRHIVNVKPVYENTHVEHIRERFLKEKERYLPVVNNPHENRLTGIVSIRDLRLAYLYDGHEVRVKDIMTPEPFAVTLQTPVEEILKTVALLEVNRVPVVDKGGTYIGMLDVDSLVKELFLKTQQ from the coding sequence ATGATAGACTGGAGCAAGGGGCTCTTCTTTGCAATCTCCGGAGGGAACCCTATACACTACCCCCTACTACTTCCCTTCATATACTTAGGGAGCCACTGGATAGCGAAGAAGCTCCTTGTATCCCCAGAAAACGTAACGGTAGACGAAATCGCCAAGAAAATCTCTATAGAGCGGGGCGGGTTCAACCCGAAAAAGGGGCTGCTCGTTCTAACCCTAACTTCAATGAACATAGGGTTTGGAGCCCCCGTGGGAAGGGAAGGGCCGATTGCCAAGCTGGGTGGCGTTCTCTCGGAACTCTTCGTTAAGGCATTCAAAATCAACAGGGTAAACGCTCCCATATACCTAACGTGCGGAGTAAGCTCGGCCATAGCCGCCACTTTTAACGCACCGGTGGCAGCTGTTCTGTTCGGCATAGAGATTATCCTGGGCAGGATAAACAACTACATCCTTATTCCGCTGGTTGTTTCAAGCGGAACGGCAACCCTCATTGCCAGGGAGTACATAGGGAACTTCCCGGCCTTTTTCGTTCCCCACCTCGTTTACACGGAAAAAGAGGTGCCCTTCTTCCCGCTCCTTGCCCTCTTTGCGGCGGCGGTTACCGTTATCACAACCCTCTTCCTCAAAAACCTTCAGAGAATCCGGTTTGCCCTCAGGCACGTGTGGTCAAGGTGGGTCTTCGTTGCGGGGCTAACGGTGGGAACGATACTCTTCTTCTACCCGGAGGCCGCCGGAGTAGGTTACCACTCAATAACGGAGCTCTTCATGGAGCGCTACTCGGTGGCCGAGGCAGGAGAGGTTGCCCTTGCAAAGCTGGCGGCAGTTCTCATATCGTTTGGAAGCGGGATATTCGGCGGCTTCATGGCCCCTTCAATCTTCATAGGGGCCTTCGGGGGATACTTTATAGGCGGGAGTCTCGGGTTCGACCCGCGGGTTTTCGGGCTCGTGGGGAGTGCCGCAGTCCTTGCAGGCATCTCCGGAGCTCCTTTCCGCTCGGCCCTGGTGATTATAGAGCTGACCCACAGTTACCAGCTCATAGTCCCCATTCTCTTTACGGCGGCGCTTACAAACTACCTGTTAAACGCCGTAAGGGAGATTCAGTTTTTCAAAAGGAGCCTGTTCATTAAAGGGATAGATATAGAAAAACTCATCGAAAGGAAGGTTGAGGTTGAGCTTCCCCGCCACATCGTAAACGTAAAGCCCGTTTACGAAAACACCCACGTAGAGCACATCAGGGAGCGCTTCCTGAAGGAGAAGGAGCGGTACCTGCCGGTGGTGAACAACCCCCACGAAAACAGACTCACCGGGATAGTCTCCATAAGGGACCTTCGCCTGGCCTACCTCTACGACGGCCACGAAGTACGGGTGAAAGACATAATGACGCCTGAACCCTTTGCCGTAACTCTACAGACCCCAGTGGAGGAAATCCTTAAAACCGTTGCTCTCCTCGAGGTCAATAGGGTTCCGGTTGTGGATAAAGGGGGCACCTACATAGGGATGCTCGACGTTGACAGCCTCGTAAAGGAGCTGTTCCTCAAAACTCAACAATAA
- the trpB gene encoding tryptophan synthase subunit beta — MYNYPDSLGKFGPFGGKFVPETLMAALSELEEKYRELKEDESFQSEFRKLLKQYVGRPTPLQPAERLSEFLGNGIKVYLKREDLNHTGAHKINNALGQALLAKRMGKKRIIAETGAGQHGVATATACAFLGLECIVYMGEEDVHRQALNVFRMELLGAKVEVVKSGSRTLKDAVNEAIRDWVTNVRTTHYIIGSAVGPHPYPMIVRDFQSVIGKETREQILKAEGRLPDAIVACVGGGSNAIGIFYPFIEDKEVELIGVEAGGYGLDTDKHAATLCKGKVGVFHGAKSYLLQNEDGQVTPTHSVSAGLDYPGVGPEHSLLKEVKRAQYYAVTDEEALEAFQVLSRTEGIIPALESSHAVAWVLKNREKLKGKTVVINLSGRGDKDVNQVKEILEERPELRIW, encoded by the coding sequence TTGTACAACTACCCCGACTCCCTCGGAAAGTTCGGCCCCTTCGGAGGAAAGTTCGTTCCCGAAACCTTAATGGCGGCTCTTTCGGAGCTTGAGGAGAAGTACAGAGAGCTTAAAGAGGACGAAAGCTTCCAATCCGAATTCAGAAAACTCCTAAAACAGTACGTAGGAAGGCCCACTCCCCTGCAGCCTGCCGAGCGCCTATCGGAGTTCCTCGGGAACGGCATTAAAGTTTACCTGAAAAGGGAAGACCTCAACCACACCGGAGCCCACAAAATCAACAACGCCCTGGGTCAGGCGCTCCTTGCCAAGAGAATGGGTAAGAAGAGGATAATAGCCGAAACCGGAGCAGGCCAGCACGGCGTTGCAACGGCTACCGCCTGCGCCTTCCTGGGGCTTGAGTGCATAGTATACATGGGGGAGGAGGACGTTCACAGACAGGCCCTAAACGTTTTCAGGATGGAGCTTCTCGGCGCCAAGGTAGAGGTTGTCAAAAGCGGCAGCAGAACACTTAAAGACGCGGTAAACGAAGCCATAAGGGACTGGGTAACAAACGTCAGGACCACCCACTACATCATCGGCTCGGCGGTAGGCCCTCACCCCTACCCCATGATAGTTAGGGACTTTCAGTCGGTTATAGGAAAGGAGACCAGAGAACAGATACTCAAAGCCGAGGGACGGCTGCCCGACGCAATAGTGGCCTGTGTGGGCGGAGGGAGCAACGCAATCGGCATCTTCTACCCCTTCATAGAAGATAAAGAGGTGGAACTTATAGGCGTAGAGGCTGGGGGCTACGGCCTGGACACCGACAAACACGCAGCAACCCTGTGCAAGGGTAAAGTCGGCGTTTTCCACGGGGCCAAGTCCTACCTGCTCCAGAACGAAGACGGCCAGGTAACCCCCACCCACTCGGTATCTGCAGGCCTCGACTACCCGGGAGTAGGACCGGAGCACTCACTCTTAAAGGAGGTTAAAAGGGCCCAATACTACGCGGTAACCGACGAAGAGGCCCTCGAGGCCTTCCAGGTACTCTCAAGAACCGAGGGGATAATACCGGCCCTTGAAAGCTCCCACGCCGTTGCCTGGGTTCTTAAGAACAGGGAGAAGCTTAAAGGTAAAACGGTTGTGATAAACCTCTCGGGAAGAGGCGATAAAGACGTTAACCAGGTAAAAGAGATTCTCGAAGAGCGACCGGAGCTTAGAATATGGTAG